The proteins below come from a single Streptomyces sp. M92 genomic window:
- a CDS encoding amidohydrolase family protein, producing the protein MPDSQPQPSPSPSPSGAAGPGSLLLAGARLTDGRTVDVRLHGGRIEAVGTAGSLSPARACGPGARVDLGGYLLLPAPADPHVHGDTALTGETPGPVSCDPPDVQRRATEAALLQLGHGATALRAHVRVGDVPGLGALIGVLRARRSLRGLTDLTTVAMPRVLTGAAGADGLALLRDAVKMGADAVGGCPDLDPDPTGYVEAVLEVAAEHGCPVDLHTDAADPARLARLAAMAGGLRPGVTLSPCEGLARLPSDVAARAADRLAAAGVTVVCLPQGTCGAVEGRDGTAPVRLLRAAGVRVTAGSGALRDVSNPVGRGDPLEAAYLLASRHGLRPEDAYDAVSAAARTALGLPEVRVEAGFPAELLAVRGDRLAGALSLAYSRIVVHRGRVVARTSAVREYGDSAAATDLGLPRQGRGGPGRR; encoded by the coding sequence ATGCCCGACAGCCAGCCGCAGCCGTCCCCCTCGCCCTCCCCCTCCGGTGCCGCCGGTCCCGGCTCGCTCCTGCTGGCCGGGGCACGCCTGACCGACGGCCGGACCGTGGACGTACGGCTGCACGGCGGACGCATCGAGGCGGTCGGCACGGCCGGCAGCCTGTCCCCGGCCCGAGCCTGCGGCCCGGGCGCGCGCGTGGACCTCGGCGGCTACCTGCTCCTGCCCGCCCCCGCCGACCCCCACGTCCACGGCGACACCGCGCTTACGGGCGAGACTCCGGGCCCCGTCTCCTGCGACCCGCCGGACGTCCAGCGGCGGGCCACCGAGGCCGCCCTGCTCCAGCTGGGGCACGGGGCGACGGCGCTGCGGGCGCACGTACGCGTGGGCGACGTTCCGGGGCTCGGCGCGCTGATCGGCGTACTGCGGGCCCGGCGCTCGCTGCGCGGGCTGACCGACCTGACCACGGTGGCGATGCCGAGGGTGCTGACCGGGGCGGCCGGCGCCGACGGGCTGGCGCTGCTGCGGGACGCGGTCAAGATGGGCGCGGACGCGGTGGGCGGCTGCCCGGACCTGGACCCCGATCCGACGGGGTACGTGGAGGCGGTCCTCGAGGTCGCCGCCGAGCACGGCTGCCCGGTCGACCTGCACACGGACGCCGCCGACCCCGCACGACTGGCCCGGCTGGCGGCGATGGCGGGCGGACTGCGCCCCGGGGTGACCCTGAGCCCCTGCGAGGGCCTCGCCCGGCTCCCCTCCGACGTGGCCGCCCGGGCGGCGGACCGCCTCGCCGCGGCCGGAGTGACCGTGGTGTGCCTCCCGCAGGGCACCTGCGGCGCCGTGGAAGGCCGCGACGGCACGGCCCCGGTACGGCTGCTGCGCGCGGCCGGCGTGCGGGTCACCGCCGGGAGCGGCGCCCTGCGGGACGTGTCGAACCCGGTCGGGCGCGGCGACCCCCTGGAGGCGGCGTACCTGCTGGCCTCGCGTCACGGGCTGCGTCCCGAGGACGCCTACGACGCGGTGAGCGCGGCGGCACGGACGGCCCTGGGGCTGCCCGAGGTACGGGTGGAGGCGGGCTTCCCGGCCGAACTCCTCGCGGTGCGCGGGGACCGGCTGGCGGGGGCACTGTCGCTGGCGTACAGCCGGATCGTGGTGCACCGGGGGCGCGTGGTCGCACGGACGAGCGCGGTACGGGAGTACGGCGACTCGGCGGCCGCGACCGACCTGGGGCTGCCGCGGCAGGGGCGTGGGGGACCTGGGAGGCGTTGA
- the rpmG gene encoding 50S ribosomal protein L33, which yields MAATDVRPKITLACVECKERNYITKKNRRNNPDRLEMKKHCPRCNAHTAHRETR from the coding sequence GTGGCTGCCACCGACGTCCGCCCGAAGATCACGCTGGCCTGCGTGGAGTGCAAGGAGCGGAACTACATCACCAAGAAGAACCGGCGTAACAACCCGGACCGACTGGAGATGAAGAAGCACTGCCCGCGTTGCAACGCGCACACCGCGCACCGCGAAACGCGATAA
- a CDS encoding MaoC family dehydratase N-terminal domain-containing protein: MALDQSFVGRTYPPTEPYEVGREKIREFAEAVGDANPAYTDAEAAKALGHPDVIAPPTFVFSVTFRAAAQVIEDPRLGLDYSRVVHGDQKFAYSRPVRAGDRLSVTSSIEAVKSMAGNDILDIRGEVHDEAGEHVVTTWIKLVARAAEGA, encoded by the coding sequence ATGGCGCTCGACCAGTCCTTCGTGGGGCGGACCTATCCGCCCACCGAGCCCTACGAGGTGGGCCGGGAGAAGATCCGTGAGTTCGCGGAGGCGGTGGGGGACGCGAACCCGGCGTACACGGACGCCGAGGCCGCCAAGGCGCTCGGCCATCCGGACGTGATCGCGCCGCCGACCTTCGTGTTCTCCGTCACGTTCCGTGCGGCCGCGCAGGTCATCGAGGACCCGCGGCTCGGTCTGGACTACAGCCGGGTGGTGCACGGCGACCAGAAGTTCGCCTACTCCCGCCCGGTGCGCGCCGGTGACCGGCTGAGCGTCACCTCGTCCATCGAGGCGGTCAAGTCGATGGCGGGCAACGACATCCTGGACATCCGCGGTGAGGTCCACGACGAGGCCGGCGAGCACGTCGTGACCACGTGGATCAAGCTGGTGGCCCGCGCGGCCGAGGGGGCGTGA
- a CDS encoding MaoC family dehydratase, whose amino-acid sequence MTAKISYSDVEVGTELPAQSFPVDRATLVRYAGASGDFNPIHWNEKFAKEVGLPDVIAHGMFTMAEAIRVVTDWTGDPGSVVEYGVRFTKPVVVPNDDKGAVIEVSGKVAAKLDDNTVRVDLTATSAGQKVLGMSRAVVRLA is encoded by the coding sequence ATGACGGCGAAGATCTCCTACTCCGACGTCGAGGTCGGCACCGAGCTGCCCGCCCAGAGCTTCCCGGTGGACCGCGCCACGCTCGTCCGGTACGCGGGCGCCTCCGGCGACTTCAACCCCATCCACTGGAACGAGAAGTTCGCCAAGGAGGTCGGCCTCCCGGACGTCATCGCGCACGGCATGTTCACCATGGCCGAGGCGATCCGTGTGGTCACCGACTGGACCGGTGACCCGGGCTCGGTCGTCGAGTACGGCGTCCGCTTCACCAAGCCCGTCGTCGTCCCGAACGACGACAAGGGGGCCGTCATCGAGGTCAGCGGCAAGGTCGCCGCCAAGCTGGACGACAACACCGTCCGCGTCGACCTGACGGCGACCAGTGCCGGTCAGAAGGTGCTGGGCATGTCCCGCGCGGTCGTACGACTGGCCTGA
- a CDS encoding TetR/AcrR family transcriptional regulator, translating into MVRMSAEERRESVIRAAMSEFARGGYYGTSTEAIAKRVGVSQPYLFRLFPGKKAIFLAVVERCFQDARSVFVDASDGLHGEEALHAMANAYTQLITEQPEKLQMQLQTYVAVAAAEAAGDLEFGEMVREYWMDLFDAVHVPLGGDVGETTTFMAYGMLVNALVGMGFPPEHRIWEGFYISARAKAGQGEV; encoded by the coding sequence ATGGTCAGGATGAGCGCAGAAGAGAGGCGCGAGAGCGTCATCCGCGCGGCGATGAGCGAGTTCGCCCGGGGCGGCTACTACGGCACGTCTACCGAGGCCATCGCCAAGCGGGTGGGGGTCTCCCAGCCGTACCTCTTCCGGCTCTTCCCGGGCAAGAAGGCGATTTTCCTGGCAGTGGTCGAGCGGTGCTTCCAGGATGCGCGCAGCGTCTTCGTGGACGCCTCCGATGGCCTCCACGGCGAAGAGGCGCTGCACGCCATGGCGAACGCCTACACGCAGCTGATCACCGAGCAGCCCGAGAAGCTCCAGATGCAGTTGCAGACGTACGTGGCGGTGGCGGCGGCCGAAGCCGCCGGGGACCTCGAGTTCGGCGAGATGGTCCGTGAGTACTGGATGGACCTCTTCGACGCCGTCCACGTGCCGCTCGGTGGCGACGTGGGTGAGACGACGACCTTCATGGCGTACGGCATGCTCGTCAACGCCCTGGTCGGCATGGGCTTCCCGCCGGAGCACCGGATCTGGGAGGGCTTCTACATCTCGGCGAGGGCCAAGGCCGGTCAGGGCGAGGTGTAG
- a CDS encoding DHA2 family efflux MFS transporter permease subunit, which produces MSQHGTQGSARRGGTAWALVITSVAGFMAALDNLVVTTALPAIREDLGGALHDLEWTVSAYTLTFAVLLMFGAALGDRFGRRRLFLVGITVFTAASAAAAMAPGIDSLIAARAVQGVGAAIMMPLTLTLLTAAVPAERRGMAYGIWGAVNGLAVASGPLVGGSLTEHISWQWIFWLNVPLGLALLPLARLRLAESHGTGAPLDLPGTLLASGGLFGVVYGLVRGPVDGWTGPVVLTSLFAGAALLVAFVLYSTRARNPMLPMRLFRSRAFAGVNAASLLMFLGMFGSIFLLSQYMQNVLGYTPTEAGLRMLPWTGMPMLVAPLAGILSDRIGGRPVVAAGLFLQAAGLGYLASVVTDDVTYAAQLPGLILSGIGMALFFAPASALVMSSVVPREQGIASGANNALREVGGALGIAVMSSIFAAQGGYGSAQSFVDGLRPAIAVGAAVVALAGVAALLIPARRGNGAAPTGHRQAQSPTAPAPLPPAEAATH; this is translated from the coding sequence ATGTCACAGCACGGCACACAAGGGAGCGCCCGCCGCGGGGGAACGGCCTGGGCCCTCGTCATCACCAGCGTCGCCGGTTTCATGGCGGCCCTGGACAACCTCGTCGTCACCACCGCCCTGCCCGCCATCCGCGAGGACCTGGGCGGCGCGCTGCACGACCTCGAATGGACCGTGAGCGCCTACACGCTCACCTTCGCCGTCCTCCTGATGTTCGGCGCGGCCCTCGGCGACCGCTTCGGCCGCCGCAGGCTGTTCCTCGTCGGCATCACCGTCTTCACCGCGGCCTCCGCCGCCGCGGCCATGGCCCCCGGCATCGACTCGCTGATCGCCGCCCGCGCGGTGCAGGGCGTCGGCGCGGCCATCATGATGCCGCTCACCCTGACCCTGCTGACGGCCGCCGTGCCCGCCGAACGACGCGGGATGGCGTACGGCATCTGGGGCGCCGTCAACGGCCTCGCCGTCGCCTCGGGTCCGCTGGTCGGCGGCAGCCTGACCGAGCACATCTCCTGGCAGTGGATCTTCTGGCTGAACGTCCCGCTGGGCCTGGCCCTCCTGCCGCTCGCCCGCCTCCGCCTCGCCGAGTCCCACGGCACCGGCGCCCCGCTCGACCTCCCCGGCACGCTGCTCGCCAGCGGCGGACTTTTCGGCGTCGTCTACGGCCTGGTCCGCGGGCCCGTCGACGGCTGGACCGGTCCGGTGGTGCTGACCAGCCTGTTCGCGGGCGCCGCGCTCCTCGTCGCCTTCGTCCTCTACAGCACCCGGGCGAGGAACCCCATGCTCCCGATGCGGCTGTTCCGCTCCCGCGCCTTCGCCGGTGTCAACGCGGCGAGCCTGCTGATGTTCCTGGGGATGTTCGGCTCGATCTTCCTGCTCAGCCAGTACATGCAGAACGTGCTCGGCTACACGCCCACCGAGGCGGGCCTGCGCATGCTGCCCTGGACCGGCATGCCGATGCTGGTCGCGCCGCTCGCGGGAATCCTCTCGGACCGGATCGGCGGCCGCCCGGTCGTCGCGGCCGGCCTCTTCCTCCAGGCGGCCGGACTCGGCTACCTCGCCTCCGTGGTCACCGACGACGTCACTTACGCCGCCCAGCTGCCCGGCCTGATCCTCAGCGGCATCGGCATGGCCCTCTTCTTCGCCCCGGCCTCCGCCCTGGTGATGTCCAGCGTCGTCCCGAGGGAACAGGGCATCGCCTCGGGCGCCAACAACGCCCTGCGCGAGGTGGGCGGCGCGCTCGGCATCGCGGTGATGTCCTCGATCTTCGCGGCCCAGGGCGGCTACGGGTCCGCGCAGTCCTTCGTCGACGGGCTGCGGCCCGCGATCGCGGTGGGCGCCGCGGTCGTCGCCCTCGCGGGCGTCGCGGCCCTGCTGATCCCGGCCCGCCGCGGGAACGGCGCGGCACCCACGGGCCACCGCCAGGCCCAGTCGCCCACCGCCCCGGCACCCCTCCCGCCCGCCGAAGCGGCCACCCACTGA
- a CDS encoding UDP-N-acetylmuramate dehydrogenase has product MQELHDAPLAPLTTFRLGGPATRLITATTDADVIAAVREADDTGTPLLLIGGGSNLVIGDKGFDGTALHIATRGLTLDGTTLTVAAGEIWTDAVARTVEAGLAGVECLAGIPGSAGATPIQNVGAYGQEVSSTITEVAAYDRRNRETVTLTNADCAFSYRHSRFKAEPERYVVLSVRFELEDADGLSAPLRYAETARALGVEAGDRVSLTAARDTVLKLRAGKGMVLDPEDHDTWSAGSFFTNPILTDDEFTAFRSRVADRLGDSVAPPAFPAGEGRIKTSAAWLIDKAGFTKGYGAGPARISTKHTLALTNRGEATTEDLLALAREVVVGVRDAFGVTLVNEPVTVGVSL; this is encoded by the coding sequence GTGCAGGAACTCCACGACGCCCCCCTCGCCCCGCTGACCACCTTCCGGCTGGGCGGCCCCGCGACCCGCCTGATCACGGCCACCACCGATGCCGACGTCATCGCCGCCGTCCGCGAGGCCGACGACACCGGCACGCCCCTGCTGCTCATCGGCGGCGGGTCCAACCTGGTCATCGGGGACAAGGGCTTCGACGGCACCGCCCTGCACATCGCCACGCGCGGCCTCACCCTCGACGGCACGACGCTCACCGTGGCGGCCGGCGAGATCTGGACCGACGCCGTCGCCCGCACCGTCGAGGCCGGACTCGCCGGCGTCGAGTGCCTGGCCGGCATCCCCGGCTCGGCGGGCGCCACCCCCATCCAGAACGTCGGCGCGTACGGCCAGGAGGTCTCCTCGACGATCACCGAGGTCGCCGCCTACGACCGCAGGAACCGCGAGACGGTCACCCTCACCAACGCCGACTGCGCCTTCTCCTACCGCCACAGCCGTTTCAAGGCGGAGCCCGAGCGGTACGTCGTCCTGAGCGTCCGCTTCGAGCTGGAGGACGCCGACGGGCTCTCCGCGCCCCTCCGCTACGCCGAGACCGCCCGCGCCCTGGGTGTCGAGGCCGGCGACCGGGTATCGCTGACCGCCGCCCGCGACACCGTGCTGAAACTCCGCGCGGGCAAGGGCATGGTTCTCGACCCCGAGGACCACGACACCTGGTCGGCCGGCTCGTTCTTCACCAACCCGATCCTCACGGACGACGAGTTCACCGCCTTCCGCTCCCGCGTGGCCGACCGCCTCGGTGACTCCGTGGCCCCCCCCGCCTTCCCCGCGGGTGAGGGCCGGATCAAGACCTCCGCCGCCTGGCTGATCGACAAGGCGGGCTTCACCAAGGGCTACGGCGCCGGCCCCGCCCGCATCTCCACCAAGCACACCCTGGCCCTCACCAACCGCGGCGAGGCGACCACGGAGGACCTGCTCGCCCTGGCCCGCGAGGTCGTCGTCGGCGTCCGGGACGCCTTCGGCGTCACGCTGGTCAATGAACCGGTGACGGTCGGCGTCAGCCTTTAG
- a CDS encoding NAD(P)-dependent oxidoreductase, producing the protein MKLTVFGATGGIGQEVVRQALGAGHHVTAVVRDPARLTVSGERLEVFRADLSDPASVRPAVAGRDAVLSGLGARSRKDAGVATRLTRTVLGAMRAEGVRRVLVVSAAPVGPPAQGDGPLDRTVRGIVSAVLKDVYADLRAMEEELARSGTDWTVVRPPRLQDKPLSGRYRTVVGGFPAKGRFVGRADVAHAMLALTEDAATVKQGVGVAY; encoded by the coding sequence ATGAAACTCACCGTCTTCGGTGCCACCGGAGGCATCGGCCAGGAGGTCGTACGCCAGGCGCTCGGCGCGGGGCACCACGTCACCGCCGTCGTCCGGGACCCCGCGCGGCTGACCGTGAGCGGGGAGCGCCTGGAGGTGTTCCGCGCGGATCTGAGCGACCCGGCGTCGGTGCGTCCGGCCGTGGCCGGGCGGGACGCCGTGTTGTCCGGGCTCGGCGCCCGCAGCCGGAAGGACGCGGGCGTCGCGACCCGGCTGACCCGGACGGTGCTCGGCGCGATGCGGGCGGAGGGCGTGCGCCGGGTGCTGGTGGTCAGCGCCGCCCCGGTGGGGCCGCCGGCGCAGGGCGACGGCCCCCTGGACCGGACGGTGCGCGGCATCGTCTCCGCCGTGCTGAAGGACGTGTACGCCGACCTGCGCGCCATGGAGGAGGAGCTGGCGCGCAGCGGCACGGACTGGACGGTCGTCCGGCCGCCGCGACTGCAGGACAAGCCGCTCTCCGGCCGGTACCGGACGGTGGTGGGCGGTTTCCCGGCCAAGGGGCGTTTCGTCGGCCGGGCCGACGTCGCTCACGCGATGCTGGCGTTGACCGAGGACGCGGCGACCGTGAAACAGGGCGTGGGCGTGGCCTACTGA
- a CDS encoding TetR/AcrR family transcriptional regulator, with product MPPTKPARERLLDAAHELMLTVGLARTTTKEIAKGADCSEAALYKHFASKEELFIRVLSERLPRLAPLLHSLAAEPERGSLEENLTEIAHRAALFYEQSFPIAASLYAQTELKRRHDEAMRELGTGPHLPIEGLDAYLRAEQATGRVREDADTFAAASLLLGACAQRAFAYDAVGEGGRPAADAFARRLVRTVLVGIGGGG from the coding sequence ATGCCGCCCACCAAGCCGGCCCGGGAACGCCTCCTGGACGCCGCACACGAACTGATGCTCACCGTCGGGCTCGCCCGTACCACCACCAAGGAGATCGCCAAGGGGGCGGACTGCTCAGAGGCGGCGCTGTACAAGCACTTCGCGAGCAAGGAGGAGCTGTTCATCCGCGTCCTCTCCGAGCGGCTGCCCCGGCTGGCGCCGCTGCTGCACAGCCTGGCCGCCGAGCCGGAGCGGGGCTCGCTCGAGGAGAACCTCACGGAGATCGCCCACCGCGCGGCGCTCTTCTACGAACAGAGCTTCCCGATCGCCGCGTCGCTGTACGCCCAGACGGAACTGAAGCGACGGCACGACGAGGCGATGCGGGAACTGGGCACCGGCCCGCACCTGCCCATCGAGGGTCTGGACGCCTACCTGCGCGCCGAGCAGGCCACGGGGCGGGTACGGGAGGACGCGGACACGTTCGCGGCGGCGTCGCTGTTGCTGGGGGCCTGTGCGCAGCGGGCGTTCGCCTACGACGCGGTGGGGGAGGGCGGGAGGCCGGCGGCTGACGCCTTTGCGCGGAGGCTGGTGCGGACGGTGCTGGTGGGGATCGGCGGAGGTGGGTGA